A stretch of the Streptosporangium sp. NBC_01755 genome encodes the following:
- a CDS encoding CstA-like transporter-associated (seleno)protein → MTVAALLRFARWYLRELTGSGEYDRYLAQHRSHSHSPPPSRREFERRRSDLREKSPGIRCC, encoded by the coding sequence ATGACCGTGGCTGCACTGCTGCGCTTCGCCCGCTGGTACCTGCGCGAACTCACCGGTTCCGGTGAATACGACCGGTACCTCGCCCAGCACCGATCCCATTCGCACTCGCCGCCGCCATCACGGCGGGAGTTCGAGCGGCGCCGATCCGACCTGCGGGAGAAGAGTCCCGGCATCCGGTGCTGCTGA
- a CDS encoding DUF3311 domain-containing protein — protein sequence MVKPTRRARRFAAGICLALPIVALLWVPWYSHDAPQLAGMKFFFWYQLIWVPGSVVFMAIAYVLRRGADRPPRDRHPTCDRHRR from the coding sequence ATGGTGAAGCCGACACGGCGGGCGCGACGTTTCGCGGCCGGTATCTGTCTGGCCCTGCCCATCGTGGCACTCCTATGGGTGCCCTGGTATTCCCATGACGCGCCGCAGCTGGCCGGGATGAAATTCTTTTTCTGGTACCAGCTCATCTGGGTGCCGGGGAGCGTGGTGTTCATGGCCATCGCCTACGTCCTGAGACGTGGCGCGGATCGCCCGCCTCGCGATCGTCATCCCACCTGCGACCGGCATCGCCGGTAG
- a CDS encoding carbon starvation CstA family protein has protein sequence MSETGTTKSRSTPKSILIWTTVALVGAAAWGVIALSQGEEISAIWLVAAALGSYAIAYRFYSRFIARRVLGVDDRRATPGERLDNGIDYQPTDRRVLLGHHFAAIAGAGPLVGPVLAAQMGYLPGTIWIIVGVIVAGAVQDMVTLFFSMRRDGKSLGQMVRDEIGPIGGAAALIAVFAIMIILLAVLALVVVSALAQSPWGTFSIAMTIPIALFMGFYQRVLRPGRVMETTVIGVVLLLLAIVGGSWVQESAWADAFTLSPQTLVICLVIYGFLASVLPVWMLLAPRDYLSTFMKVGTIGLLAVGVIIVAPPLQNEAITKFAVSGTGPVFAGSLFPFLFITIACGALSGFHSLIASGTTPKMIQKESQVRLIGYGAMLMESFVAIMALIAACVLDPGLYYAMNAPAGLLGTSPESAAAAVAKLGFTITPDDLRAAAAAVQESSVIARTGGAPTFAVGISEILSGVFGGAALKAFWYHFAIMFEALFILTTVDAGTRVGRFMLQDMLGNIWKPIGRVSWKPGLWGTSAAVVLAWGYFLYTGVTNPLGGINQLFPLFGIANQLLAAIALTLCTTLLIKSGKLKWAWVTGIPLAWDLAVTLTASWQKVFHDDPKIGFFAQRERYADALAEGKVIAPAKNLDDMQAVVVNSTVDGVLAAMFALLVIIVLVNAVVVCRRAIRSRDLLSTAEAPYVESSIVAPAGLFATAAERRELAEVGAGNNGADSERS, from the coding sequence ATGTCCGAAACCGGCACCACGAAATCGAGGTCGACTCCCAAGTCGATACTCATATGGACGACGGTCGCCCTGGTGGGCGCGGCCGCCTGGGGGGTCATCGCCCTGTCCCAAGGAGAGGAGATCTCGGCGATCTGGCTGGTGGCCGCCGCCCTCGGTTCGTACGCGATCGCCTACCGGTTCTACTCCCGGTTCATCGCCCGCCGGGTGCTCGGCGTCGACGACCGCCGCGCGACTCCCGGCGAACGGCTGGACAACGGGATCGACTACCAACCGACCGACCGGCGGGTGCTGCTCGGCCACCACTTCGCCGCCATCGCCGGTGCCGGGCCGCTGGTGGGCCCGGTCCTCGCCGCGCAGATGGGATACCTGCCGGGGACCATCTGGATCATCGTCGGGGTCATCGTGGCCGGGGCGGTCCAGGACATGGTCACCCTGTTCTTCTCGATGCGCCGCGACGGCAAGAGCCTCGGCCAGATGGTCCGGGACGAGATCGGCCCGATCGGCGGCGCCGCCGCGCTGATCGCGGTGTTCGCCATCATGATCATCCTGCTCGCGGTCCTCGCCCTGGTCGTGGTCAGCGCCCTCGCGCAGTCGCCCTGGGGCACGTTCTCCATCGCGATGACCATCCCCATCGCCCTTTTCATGGGCTTCTACCAGCGCGTTCTGCGGCCGGGGCGGGTCATGGAGACCACGGTCATCGGGGTCGTGCTCCTGCTGCTGGCCATCGTGGGCGGCAGCTGGGTCCAGGAGTCGGCCTGGGCGGACGCCTTCACCCTCAGCCCGCAGACCCTTGTCATCTGCCTGGTGATCTACGGGTTCCTGGCCTCCGTCCTGCCGGTGTGGATGCTGTTGGCCCCACGTGACTACCTGTCGACGTTCATGAAGGTCGGGACGATCGGGTTGCTCGCGGTCGGTGTGATCATCGTGGCGCCCCCGTTGCAGAACGAGGCGATCACCAAGTTCGCCGTCAGCGGTACCGGACCGGTGTTCGCCGGGTCGCTGTTCCCGTTCCTCTTCATCACCATCGCGTGCGGCGCCCTCTCGGGCTTCCACTCGCTCATCGCCTCCGGTACCACCCCGAAGATGATCCAGAAGGAGTCGCAGGTCCGTCTGATCGGCTACGGTGCGATGCTCATGGAGTCGTTCGTCGCCATCATGGCGCTGATCGCCGCCTGCGTGCTGGACCCCGGTCTGTACTACGCGATGAACGCTCCCGCGGGTCTGCTCGGCACCTCGCCGGAAAGCGCCGCCGCCGCCGTGGCGAAACTGGGCTTCACCATCACCCCGGACGATCTGCGCGCCGCGGCGGCGGCGGTCCAGGAGAGCAGCGTGATCGCTCGTACGGGCGGGGCACCCACGTTCGCCGTGGGGATCTCGGAGATCCTGTCCGGAGTCTTCGGCGGCGCGGCCCTCAAGGCCTTCTGGTACCACTTCGCGATCATGTTTGAGGCGCTGTTCATCCTGACCACCGTGGACGCGGGCACGCGTGTCGGACGTTTCATGTTGCAGGACATGCTCGGCAACATCTGGAAGCCGATCGGGCGTGTCAGCTGGAAGCCCGGCCTGTGGGGCACCAGCGCGGCGGTCGTGCTGGCCTGGGGCTACTTCCTTTACACCGGTGTCACCAACCCGCTGGGTGGCATCAACCAGCTCTTCCCGCTGTTCGGCATCGCCAACCAGTTGCTGGCCGCGATCGCGCTGACCCTCTGCACCACGCTCCTGATCAAGTCAGGCAAGCTCAAGTGGGCGTGGGTCACCGGCATACCGCTGGCCTGGGACCTGGCGGTGACGCTGACCGCCAGCTGGCAGAAGGTATTCCACGATGACCCCAAGATCGGCTTCTTCGCCCAGCGGGAGCGGTACGCCGACGCGCTGGCCGAGGGGAAGGTGATCGCGCCCGCCAAGAACCTCGACGACATGCAGGCGGTCGTCGTCAACTCCACCGTAGACGGCGTGCTGGCGGCGATGTTCGCGCTGCTGGTCATCATCGTCCTCGTCAACGCCGTGGTCGTGTGCCGGCGCGCGATACGGTCCCGTGACCTCCTGTCGACGGCAGAGGCGCCCTACGTCGAATCCAGCATCGTGGCACCCGCAGGGTTGTTCGCCACCGCGGCGGAACGGCGCGAGCTGGCCGAGGTGGGGGCGGGGAACAACGGAGCGGACAGCGAGCGATCATGA
- a CDS encoding 5-(carboxyamino)imidazole ribonucleotide synthase — MSSPSLASPIGPVVGVIGAGQLARMTQQAAIALGVELRVLANSSDESAARVIADVRLGDYRSLADLRDLAKGCDAITFDHEHVPTEHIRALVEDGFAVHPGADALVHAQDKAVMRERLTEIGAPCPPWRRVGTAADVEEFAAENGWPVVLKAIRGGYDGRGVWICRSAGDAAEPLASGVPLMAEGFVPFERELAVLVARSPHGQGVSYPVVETVQRDGICVEVLAPAPGLDPEQAAVAQRIALNIAKELGVTGLLAVEMFATSSGLVVNELAMRPHNSGHWTIEGARTSQYEQHLRAVLDLPLGSPAPAAPVVVMANLLGGDDSDIFSRYEHVMAHDPGIKIHFYGKEVRPGRKIGHVTALGTDLEEVRARARHAAVYLTEGRYT; from the coding sequence CCCAGCAGGCGGCCATCGCCCTCGGCGTCGAGCTTCGGGTCCTGGCCAACTCCTCGGACGAGAGCGCCGCCCGCGTGATCGCCGACGTGCGCCTGGGCGACTACCGGTCCCTGGCGGACCTGCGTGACCTCGCCAAGGGGTGCGACGCGATCACCTTCGATCACGAGCACGTGCCCACCGAGCACATCCGTGCCCTGGTCGAGGACGGCTTCGCCGTGCACCCCGGCGCCGACGCGCTCGTACACGCCCAGGACAAGGCGGTGATGCGCGAGCGGCTGACCGAGATCGGCGCCCCGTGCCCGCCCTGGCGGCGGGTCGGGACGGCCGCCGACGTCGAGGAGTTCGCCGCGGAGAACGGCTGGCCGGTCGTGCTCAAGGCGATCAGGGGTGGGTACGACGGGCGCGGCGTCTGGATCTGCCGCTCCGCGGGCGATGCGGCCGAACCCCTGGCCTCCGGGGTGCCGCTGATGGCCGAGGGGTTCGTGCCGTTCGAGCGGGAACTCGCCGTGCTGGTCGCCAGGTCGCCGCACGGCCAGGGCGTCAGCTACCCGGTGGTGGAGACCGTCCAGCGTGACGGCATCTGCGTCGAGGTCCTCGCCCCCGCCCCCGGCCTCGATCCCGAGCAGGCCGCGGTGGCCCAGCGGATCGCCCTGAACATCGCCAAGGAACTGGGCGTGACCGGGCTGCTGGCCGTGGAGATGTTCGCCACCTCCTCGGGCCTGGTGGTCAACGAGCTGGCCATGCGCCCGCACAACAGCGGTCACTGGACGATCGAGGGGGCCCGCACCTCCCAGTACGAGCAGCACCTGCGCGCGGTCCTCGACCTCCCGCTCGGCTCGCCCGCGCCGGCCGCCCCCGTTGTGGTGATGGCCAACCTCCTGGGTGGCGACGACTCCGACATCTTCTCCCGGTACGAGCACGTGATGGCCCACGACCCGGGGATCAAGATTCACTTCTACGGCAAGGAAGTGCGGCCGGGGCGCAAGATCGGCCACGTCACCGCGCTCGGCACCGACCTGGAGGAGGTCCGCGCGCGCGCCCGGCACGCCGCCGTCTACCTCACCGAGGGAAGATACACCTGA
- a CDS encoding sodium:solute symporter family protein, whose amino-acid sequence MSTATFLVVLGSTSLLAVAARWFRPAPELPTLEDWALAHRQFGTPTTWFLLGGTIYTAYTFAAVPGLVYGTGALGFFALQYTVIMCPLAFVLLPRLWSVARRHGYITPADFVRGHYGSPTLALVVAATGVLATMPYIALQLVGIRSILAAVGLYPRGVLGDLALVAVFAVLAVSTYRHGLRAPAIISLMKGAAVFCSILAVSFLVLDRFGGPGPMFDSAERALSGGETTQATLTLDPSQFPVYATLALGSALALLMYPHVLTAAFAASGPDTLRRAVVALPLWTAVLGLFAMLGVAALAAGIQAPSTGAETAVPLLVKDLMPAALTGLVFGALVVGALVPAAVMSIAVATSFVRNIYVEYFHPTATPKHQTRIAQMVSLSTKVGAVVFVFGLRNQDAINLQLLGGVWILQTFPAVALGVFTRRLHPRALLVGWMSGMAAGTLLVVHSGFSSLVPLGVGGQEVQAYAAVVAMTLNLAVVVTLTPLFNRVGRSHVPKPSSPVPIPPEAETII is encoded by the coding sequence ATGAGTACGGCGACGTTCCTCGTCGTGCTCGGCAGCACCTCTCTGCTCGCGGTCGCCGCGCGCTGGTTCCGGCCTGCTCCCGAACTGCCCACCCTGGAGGACTGGGCGCTGGCGCACCGCCAGTTCGGCACCCCGACGACGTGGTTCCTGCTCGGCGGGACGATATACACGGCCTACACATTCGCCGCCGTACCGGGCCTGGTGTACGGCACGGGTGCGCTCGGGTTCTTCGCCCTGCAGTACACCGTGATCATGTGCCCGCTGGCGTTCGTGCTGCTGCCCCGGCTCTGGTCGGTGGCACGCCGGCACGGGTACATCACCCCCGCCGACTTCGTCCGGGGACACTACGGCTCCCCCACCCTCGCCCTGGTCGTCGCGGCGACCGGTGTGCTGGCGACCATGCCCTACATCGCGCTGCAGCTGGTGGGCATCCGTTCGATCCTGGCCGCCGTCGGCCTGTATCCGAGGGGGGTGCTCGGCGACCTCGCGCTGGTCGCCGTGTTCGCGGTCCTCGCCGTGTCGACCTACCGGCACGGGCTGCGCGCGCCGGCGATCATCTCGCTGATGAAGGGCGCGGCCGTCTTCTGCTCGATCCTGGCCGTCTCCTTCCTCGTCCTCGACCGGTTCGGCGGGCCCGGGCCGATGTTCGACAGCGCGGAGCGCGCGCTGTCCGGCGGGGAGACGACCCAGGCCACGTTGACGCTCGATCCGAGCCAGTTCCCCGTTTACGCCACCCTGGCTCTCGGCTCGGCCCTCGCCCTGCTGATGTACCCCCACGTGCTGACGGCCGCCTTCGCCGCGTCCGGCCCGGACACGCTGCGCCGCGCGGTGGTGGCGCTGCCCCTGTGGACGGCGGTGCTCGGGCTGTTCGCCATGCTCGGCGTCGCGGCGCTCGCGGCGGGCATCCAGGCCCCGTCCACCGGCGCGGAGACCGCCGTCCCCCTGCTCGTCAAGGACCTGATGCCCGCCGCCCTCACCGGTCTGGTCTTCGGCGCTCTCGTCGTGGGCGCGCTCGTACCGGCGGCGGTCATGTCGATCGCGGTGGCGACCTCGTTCGTCCGCAACATCTACGTCGAGTACTTCCATCCGACCGCCACGCCCAAGCACCAGACACGGATCGCCCAGATGGTCTCGCTCAGCACCAAGGTCGGGGCGGTCGTCTTCGTGTTCGGACTGCGCAACCAGGACGCCATCAATCTTCAGCTGCTGGGCGGCGTCTGGATCCTGCAGACCTTCCCCGCCGTGGCCCTCGGGGTGTTCACCCGCCGCCTGCATCCCCGAGCATTACTGGTCGGGTGGATGAGCGGCATGGCCGCGGGCACCCTCCTGGTGGTACACAGCGGATTCTCCTCGTTGGTGCCCTTGGGCGTGGGCGGCCAAGAGGTGCAGGCATACGCCGCGGTGGTCGCCATGACACTGAATCTCGCCGTCGTCGTGACGCTGACCCCGCTCTTCAACCGAGTGGGCAGATCACACGTTCCGAAACCGAGCTCTCCGGTCCCCATCCCCCCCGAAGCGGAGACGATCATATGA
- the purE gene encoding 5-(carboxyamino)imidazole ribonucleotide mutase produces MTTVGIVMGSDSDWPVMRLAAEALAEFGVEFEADVVSAHRMPEEMIAYGAQAAGRGLKVIIAGAGGAAHLPGMLASVTPLPVIGVPVPLKYLDGMDSLLSIVQMPAGVPVATVAVGGARNAGLLAVRILATADEELRTKMEAFQLALKDQAHAKGARLRAEAAQLGA; encoded by the coding sequence ATGACCACCGTTGGCATCGTCATGGGCAGCGACTCCGACTGGCCGGTGATGAGACTCGCCGCCGAGGCGCTGGCCGAGTTCGGGGTGGAGTTCGAGGCCGACGTGGTCTCCGCGCACCGAATGCCCGAGGAGATGATCGCCTACGGCGCGCAGGCAGCCGGGCGCGGGCTGAAGGTGATCATCGCGGGCGCCGGGGGAGCCGCCCACCTGCCGGGCATGCTCGCCTCGGTGACCCCCCTGCCGGTGATCGGTGTCCCGGTCCCGCTGAAGTACCTCGACGGCATGGACTCCCTGCTCTCGATAGTCCAGATGCCCGCCGGGGTCCCGGTCGCGACGGTCGCCGTCGGCGGCGCCCGCAACGCGGGACTGCTGGCCGTACGGATCCTCGCCACCGCCGACGAGGAACTGCGGACGAAAATGGAGGCGTTCCAGCTCGCCCTTAAAGATCAGGCCCACGCCAAGGGCGCCAGACTCCGCGCCGAGGCCGCCCAGCTAGGTGCCTGA
- a CDS encoding SigE family RNA polymerase sigma factor codes for MPPPARMDGPSAEGPQAPGSPDTGREAALTQLFETHYTGLLRLAVLLGADDAEDIVAEAFCQLHRRWNRLRSAEAALPYLRSVVCNLTRMRLRHLQVIRKHTDWTTGLERSAESVALLHDDQKALTEALQRLSTRQREALVLRYWLGLRESDIAEAMSISCGAVKAHTSRGMATLTKIMQERR; via the coding sequence ATGCCGCCCCCGGCACGGATGGACGGGCCGTCCGCCGAGGGACCGCAGGCACCCGGCTCGCCGGACACGGGACGTGAGGCCGCCCTGACCCAGCTGTTCGAGACGCACTACACCGGTCTGCTCCGGCTGGCCGTGTTGCTCGGCGCCGACGACGCGGAGGACATCGTCGCCGAGGCGTTCTGTCAGCTGCACCGCCGCTGGAACCGGCTGCGCTCGGCCGAGGCCGCCCTGCCGTACCTGCGCTCGGTGGTCTGCAACCTGACCCGCATGAGACTTCGCCACCTGCAGGTCATCCGCAAGCACACGGATTGGACCACGGGCCTGGAACGGTCGGCTGAGAGCGTCGCCCTGCTCCACGACGATCAGAAGGCGCTCACCGAGGCCCTGCAGCGGCTCTCGACTCGGCAGCGAGAGGCCCTTGTCCTACGCTACTGGCTCGGTCTACGCGAAAGTGACATAGCCGAGGCCATGAGCATCTCCTGCGGTGCGGTCAAGGCGCACACCAGCCGGGGCATGGCCACTCTCACCAAGATCATGCAGGAGCGACGATGA